TGGCGGTCTCGCATGTTGAAGGTGCAGACAAATTGCTTAAATTCAGTCTAGATGCGGGTGATAAAGCACCTAGACAAATTCTTTCGGGAATCGCTAAATGGTATCCAAACCCAGAGGAATTAGTGGGTAAGAAAGTTATAATTGTTGCTAACCTTCAACCACGCAAGATGCGTGGAGAGTTGAGTCAAGGAATGTTATTATCTGCCGAATACGGCGATAAAGTTGAACTTTTAACGGTTTCTGAAGCAATTCCTAATGGTTCATTAATTGGCTAGAAATGACAGTGAAGTCTTTTTCGCAATTTTTGTGAGAATGACTTCTTTTTGTTGATAAAGGAGAAAATATGGAGATCTTTGATTCACATACACATATAAATTCCCCACAGTTTGATAATGATATTCCAGATGTTATTGAAAGAGCTGCGGCGTTAGATGTTACTGCAATGGTAGTTGTAGGTTATGATAAAAACAGTACAGAAAAACTAAAAAAATTAGTTAGCACTTTCTCGCAAATTTATGGGGCTGTTGGATGCCATCCGGAAGACGCAGAAAAATTCGATAAGATGTATATTGAGCAAATTAAAGAAAGCCTAAGTATGGATAAAATTAACTTACTAGGTGAGATTGGACTTGATTATCATTGCACTGTTGATCATAAGTTGCAGCAAGACGTTTTTCGTGCACAGATACGCTTAGCTCATGAGTTAAGTGTTCCAGTTACGATCCATAATCGGGATGCCTTTGATGATGTTTACCACATTTTAAAGGAGGAAGATGTCACCTCAATTGGGGGGATTATGCACAGCTTTAATGGTGATGCAACTTGGGCTGAGAGATTTTTAGGACTAGGAATGAACCTCTCCTATAGTGGCGTTAGCACATTTAAAAATGCTACAGATGTTCGTGAGGCTTTTATGGTTACACCAATGGATCGAATTTTGGTGGAAACGGATGCTCCGTACTTAGCACCGGTTCCTTTTAGAGGAATGCAAAATGAACCGGGATATACAAGATATACTGTCGAATATTTGGCTCAACTAAGAGGAATTGAGCCAAGTTTGTTAGCAGAGCAAACTTATCAAAATACAATGGAGATTTTGGGTATAAAATGAAGAAAATACAAGAAGTTATAGTTGTCGAAGGTAAGGATGATACAAAACGAATTAAGTTGGCTGTCAACGCAGATACACTTGAAACACGGGGATCTGCAATTAGTGATGAAACAATTGAACAGATTGCAAAACTGCAAGAAACAAGAGGTGTAATTGTTTTTACTGATCCGGATTTTTCGGGTGAGAAGATTAGAAATATTATTACACGTGAAGTTCCAGGTGTTAAACATGCTTTTCTAAACAAAAAAGATGCAGTGCCTAGTGCCAAGGGAAGCTTGGGAGTTGAGCATGCATCTATTGAAGTGATTAAAGAAGCCTTAACTAATTTGTATACAGAAGTTCCTGATTCTGAACCATTAATCACAAGAGAGGATTTGTGGGACCTTGGATTAATGGCTGGACCAACTGCCAAAAAGAAAAGGGCTTTATTGGGAGAGACTTTAAAAATTGGATATACAAATGGCAAGCAGCTATATAATCGGCTTAATTTGTTTCAAATTACACCAGAACAGCTTAAGCATGCTCTGGACAAGATAAAGGAGGACTAAAATGAAGAATGAAAATCCTGAGATTGCCTCACCAGTCCGCACGCGTGCAATTATGGAAACCTATGGGCTTAACTTTAAGAAAAGT
Above is a window of Liquorilactobacillus hordei DSM 19519 DNA encoding:
- the rnmV gene encoding ribonuclease M5, which translates into the protein MKKIQEVIVVEGKDDTKRIKLAVNADTLETRGSAISDETIEQIAKLQETRGVIVFTDPDFSGEKIRNIITREVPGVKHAFLNKKDAVPSAKGSLGVEHASIEVIKEALTNLYTEVPDSEPLITREDLWDLGLMAGPTAKKKRALLGETLKIGYTNGKQLYNRLNLFQITPEQLKHALDKIKED
- a CDS encoding TatD family hydrolase — encoded protein: MEIFDSHTHINSPQFDNDIPDVIERAAALDVTAMVVVGYDKNSTEKLKKLVSTFSQIYGAVGCHPEDAEKFDKMYIEQIKESLSMDKINLLGEIGLDYHCTVDHKLQQDVFRAQIRLAHELSVPVTIHNRDAFDDVYHILKEEDVTSIGGIMHSFNGDATWAERFLGLGMNLSYSGVSTFKNATDVREAFMVTPMDRILVETDAPYLAPVPFRGMQNEPGYTRYTVEYLAQLRGIEPSLLAEQTYQNTMEILGIK